One segment of Solanum lycopersicum chromosome 1, SLM_r2.1 DNA contains the following:
- the LOC101255248 gene encoding CCG-binding protein 1 yields MMLQSMALNSLSSTSLVGVNNELHSSRFQVNSSTIRCCSRSHAYIPKLEPFSRTKFDRVFKDPPLIEKSENELADYCSVLEGDDSYSCWQAYFELKDLEKEAPKEEVERLILQAGGVKTLIGCLHGVSDMHKAKKESKESAKPVNLDAQRAGGLCPIPDGLPKSREELEEEEKARMPDSPYTKLLRAKGTHPVWY; encoded by the exons ATGATGTTACAATCAATGGCTCTCAATTCCTTATCTTCTACTTCTCTCGTTGGAGTTAATAATGAGCTTCATTCTTCAAGATTTCAAGTAAATTCGTCGACAATTCGTTGTTGTTCAAGAAGTCATGCTTACATACCAAAGCTCGAGCCTTTTAGCAGAACCAAGTTTGATAGAGTTTTTAAAGATCCCCCTTTGATCGAAAAATCTGAAAATGAACTTGCCG ATTATTGTTCTGTTCTAGAAGGTGATGATTCTTATAGCTGCTGGCAAGCCTATTTTGAACTCAAAGATCTTGAA aAAGAAGCACCTAAGGAGGAGGTAGAGAGGCTAATACTTCAAGCAGGGGGAGTGAAAACTCTCATTGGCTGCTTACATGGAGTTTCAGACATGCACAAAGCCAAAAAGGAAAGCAAAGAATCAGCCAAACCTGTCAATCTTGATGCACAACGGGCAGGAGGACTGTGTCCTATACCAGATGGATTGCCAAAGTCGAGAGAAGAGCTCGAGGAAGAGGAGAAAGCTAGAATGCCAGATTCACCCTATACTAAACTGCTCAGAGCCAAAGGAACACACCCTGTTTGGTACTGA